A single window of Streptomyces griseoviridis DNA harbors:
- a CDS encoding DivIVA domain-containing protein yields the protein MPLTPEDVRNKQFTTVRLREGYDEDEVDAFLDEVEAELTRLLRENEDLRAKLAAATRAAAQNQQNMRKPPESQDQQQGGMPQQGGMPQQGGMPQQGGMPQQGGMSPQQQGMRGPGPGAPVPAGISGPPQQQMGGPMGGPPQLPSGAPQLPAGPSGQGGPQGPGQMGQGPMSQGQLGQGPMGQGQMGQGQMGQGPMGQGQLGQGPMGQGQMGQGQMGGQPPMQQQMGGPMGGPMGGPMGGPQQGGPGGDSAARVLSLAQQTADQAIAEARSEANKIVGEARSRAEGLERDARAKADALERDAQEKHRVAMGSLESARATLERKVEDLRGFEREYRTRLKSYLESQLRQLETQADDSLAPPRTPAAASLPPSPAPSMAPAGASAPSYGGNPSMGGGPSPAAPSYGGQQQMSPAMTQPMAPVRPQGPSPMGQAPSPMRGFLIDEDDN from the coding sequence ATGCCGTTGACCCCCGAGGACGTGCGGAACAAGCAGTTCACGACCGTCCGCCTCCGAGAAGGCTATGACGAGGACGAGGTCGATGCCTTCCTCGATGAGGTCGAAGCCGAACTGACCCGGCTGCTCCGCGAGAACGAGGACCTGCGCGCCAAACTGGCCGCGGCGACGCGTGCCGCTGCCCAGAACCAGCAGAACATGCGCAAGCCTCCGGAGTCCCAGGACCAGCAGCAGGGCGGGATGCCTCAGCAGGGCGGAATGCCGCAGCAGGGCGGGATGCCCCAGCAGGGCGGAATGCCTCAGCAGGGCGGGATGTCGCCTCAGCAGCAGGGCATGCGCGGACCTGGTCCCGGCGCCCCGGTGCCCGCCGGCATATCTGGCCCGCCGCAGCAGCAGATGGGTGGCCCCATGGGTGGCCCGCCCCAGCTGCCGAGCGGTGCGCCGCAACTGCCCGCAGGCCCCAGTGGCCAGGGTGGACCCCAGGGTCCCGGGCAGATGGGCCAGGGCCCCATGAGTCAGGGCCAGTTGGGCCAGGGCCCGATGGGTCAGGGTCAGATGGGCCAGGGCCAGATGGGCCAAGGTCCCATGGGTCAGGGCCAGTTGGGCCAGGGGCCGATGGGTCAGGGTCAGATGGGCCAGGGCCAGATGGGCGGCCAGCCGCCCATGCAGCAGCAGATGGGCGGCCCGATGGGTGGCCCCATGGGCGGTCCGATGGGCGGCCCGCAGCAGGGTGGCCCCGGTGGCGACAGCGCCGCACGCGTTCTCTCGCTCGCCCAGCAGACCGCCGACCAGGCGATCGCGGAGGCCCGCTCCGAGGCCAACAAGATCGTCGGCGAGGCCCGCAGCCGCGCCGAGGGCCTCGAGCGTGACGCACGGGCCAAGGCCGACGCCCTGGAGCGGGACGCGCAGGAGAAGCACCGTGTCGCCATGGGCTCCCTGGAGTCCGCGCGCGCCACGCTGGAGCGCAAGGTCGAGGACCTGCGCGGCTTCGAGCGCGAGTACCGGACCCGCCTGAAGTCGTACCTGGAGTCGCAGCTGCGTCAGCTGGAGACCCAGGCCGACGACTCGCTGGCCCCGCCGCGCACCCCGGCCGCCGCGTCCCTGCCGCCGTCCCCCGCGCCCTCGATGGCTCCGGCCGGCGCGAGCGCCCCGTCCTACGGCGGCAACCCGAGCATGGGTGGCGGGCCAAGCCCCGCCGCGCCGTCCTACGGCGGTCAGCAGCAGATGTCCCCGGCGATGACCCAGCCGATGGCTCCGGTCCGCCCGCAGGGGCCGTCCCCGATGGGCCAGGCGCCCTCGCCGATGCGCGGGTTCCTGATCGACGAGGACGACAACTGA
- a CDS encoding YggT family protein produces the protein MSVVLDVVYIALMCFLIVLIFRLVMDYVFQFARSWQPGKAMVVVLEATYTVTDPPLKLLRRVIPPLRLGGVALDLSFFVLMIIVYVLISIVIRL, from the coding sequence ATGAGCGTGGTTCTGGATGTCGTCTACATCGCGCTGATGTGCTTCCTCATCGTGCTCATCTTCCGGTTGGTCATGGACTATGTCTTCCAGTTCGCCCGCTCATGGCAGCCCGGCAAGGCGATGGTGGTCGTTCTTGAGGCCACTTACACTGTCACTGATCCACCGCTCAAGCTTCTGCGGCGGGTAATCCCGCCGCTGCGTCTCGGGGGCGTGGCGCTCGACCTGTCCTTCTTCGTACTGATGATCATCGTCTACGTCCTGATCTCGATCGTGATCAGGCTGTGA
- a CDS encoding cell division protein SepF, translating to MAGAMRKMAVYLGLVEDDGYDGRGFDPDDDFEPELDPELERDHRRHEPSHQSHAVHQSQRDEEVRTVQPQAAREPVARSASLAAESGRPARIAPVASITQERASLEKNAPVIMPKVVSEREPYRITTLHPRTYNEARTIGEHFREGTPVIMNLTEMDDTDAKRLVDFAAGLVFGLHGSIERVTQKVFLLSPANVDVTAEDKARIAEGGFFNQS from the coding sequence ATGGCCGGCGCGATGCGCAAGATGGCGGTCTACCTCGGCCTCGTGGAGGACGATGGGTACGACGGCCGGGGTTTCGACCCCGATGACGACTTCGAACCCGAGCTCGACCCTGAGCTGGAGCGGGACCACCGACGGCACGAGCCGTCCCATCAGTCACATGCCGTACATCAGTCCCAAAGGGACGAAGAGGTGCGAACCGTCCAGCCACAGGCGGCGCGTGAGCCCGTCGCGAGGTCCGCTTCGCTTGCCGCGGAATCCGGCCGTCCGGCGCGGATCGCGCCCGTGGCGTCCATCACACAAGAACGCGCCAGCCTGGAGAAGAACGCACCGGTGATCATGCCCAAGGTCGTGTCGGAACGAGAGCCGTACCGGATCACCACACTTCACCCGCGGACCTACAACGAGGCCCGTACCATCGGGGAACACTTCCGTGAGGGCACCCCGGTGATCATGAATCTGACCGAGATGGACGACACCGACGCGAAGCGACTTGTCGACTTTGCCGCCGGTCTTGTGTTCGGTCTGCACGGCAGCATCGAGCGGGTGACGCAGAAGGTGTTCCTGTTGTCGCCTGCTAACGTCGATGTCACGGCGGAGGACAAGGCCCGCATCGCAGAGGGCGGGTTCTTCAACCAGAGCTGA
- a CDS encoding YggS family pyridoxal phosphate-dependent enzyme, producing MTDRKDELAGNLAKVRGRIAAACVAAGREPAEVTLIVVTKTYPASDVRLLAELGVREVAENRDQDAAPKAADCADLPLSWHFVGQLQTNKVRSVVGYADVVQSVDRARLVTALSREAVRAGRELGCLIQVALDAGADGRGERGGVAPGGIGELADAVAGAPGLRLDGLMTVAPLSGEFAGRQQAAFGRLMDLSTDLRRAHPAATMVSAGMSADLEEAVAAGATHVRVGSAVLGVRAGLG from the coding sequence ATGACGGACCGTAAGGACGAACTCGCCGGAAACCTGGCGAAGGTGCGGGGGCGCATCGCCGCCGCGTGTGTGGCCGCCGGGCGCGAACCGGCGGAGGTGACCCTCATCGTCGTCACCAAGACCTACCCGGCGAGCGATGTGCGGCTGCTCGCCGAACTCGGCGTGCGGGAGGTCGCGGAGAACCGCGACCAGGACGCCGCGCCCAAGGCGGCCGACTGCGCGGACCTTCCGCTCAGCTGGCACTTCGTCGGCCAGTTGCAGACCAACAAGGTGCGCTCGGTGGTCGGTTACGCGGATGTCGTGCAGTCCGTCGACCGGGCCAGGCTGGTCACGGCGCTCTCCAGGGAAGCGGTCAGGGCGGGGCGTGAACTGGGCTGTCTGATCCAGGTCGCACTCGACGCGGGCGCCGACGGCCGGGGCGAGCGCGGGGGCGTCGCGCCGGGCGGGATCGGGGAGTTGGCCGACGCCGTCGCCGGGGCGCCGGGACTGCGGCTCGACGGGCTGATGACCGTCGCCCCGCTCTCCGGGGAGTTCGCGGGGCGTCAACAGGCCGCGTTCGGGCGGTTGATGGATTTGTCGACTGACCTGCGCAGAGCCCATCCGGCTGCCACCATGGTCTCCGCAGGGATGAGTGCGGACCTCGAGGAGGCCGTGGCTGCCGGGGCGACACATGTGCGCGTCGGGAGCGCGGTACTCGGAGTCCGTGCCGGGCTCGGGTAA
- the pgeF gene encoding peptidoglycan editing factor PgeF encodes MIGQRSATSTANGAHFAFTDRWGGVSAVPYEELNLGGAVGDDPEAVRANRESAAASLGLDAGRVVWMNQVHGADVAVVEGPWGERPPPAVDALVSTRRGLALAVLTADCTPVLLADPVAGVVGAAHAGRPGMVAGIVPAAVLAMTELGADPARIVARTGPAVCGRCYEVPEEMRAEVAAAEPAAHAETSWGTPAVDVTAGVHAQLERLGVRDRERSSVCTRESGDHFSYRRDRTTGRLAGYVWLD; translated from the coding sequence GTGATAGGACAACGCTCCGCGACGAGCACCGCGAACGGCGCGCACTTCGCCTTCACCGACAGGTGGGGCGGGGTGAGCGCCGTTCCGTACGAGGAGCTCAACCTCGGCGGAGCGGTCGGTGACGACCCCGAGGCCGTGCGGGCCAACCGCGAGAGCGCGGCGGCCTCCCTCGGCCTCGACGCGGGGCGGGTGGTCTGGATGAACCAGGTGCACGGCGCCGACGTCGCCGTCGTCGAAGGACCCTGGGGCGAGCGGCCGCCGCCCGCGGTCGACGCCCTGGTCAGCACCCGGCGGGGGCTCGCCCTCGCGGTCCTCACCGCCGACTGCACGCCGGTCCTGCTGGCCGATCCGGTCGCCGGTGTCGTCGGCGCGGCCCACGCGGGCCGGCCCGGCATGGTCGCCGGGATCGTCCCGGCCGCCGTCCTGGCCATGACCGAACTCGGCGCCGATCCCGCCCGGATCGTCGCCCGCACCGGACCCGCCGTCTGCGGCCGGTGCTACGAAGTGCCCGAGGAGATGCGCGCCGAGGTGGCGGCCGCCGAACCCGCGGCGCACGCCGAGACGAGCTGGGGCACACCCGCGGTCGACGTGACCGCGGGGGTGCACGCCCAGCTCGAACGGCTCGGGGTGCGCGACCGGGAACGGTCGTCGGTGTGCACCCGCGAATCGGGCGACCACTTCTCGTACCGCCGCGACCGCACCACCGGTCGGCTCGCGGGCTATGTCTGGCTGGACTGA
- the ftsZ gene encoding cell division protein FtsZ, which yields MAAPQNYLAVIKVIGVGGGGVNAINRMIEVGLKGVEFIAINTDAQALLMSDADVKLDVGRELTRGLGAGANPAVGRKAAEDHREEIEEVLKGADMVFVTAGEGGGTGTGGAPVVANIARSLGALTIGVVTRPFTFEGRRRANQAEDGIAELREEVDTLIVIPNDRLLSISDRQVSVLDAFKSADQVLLSGVQGITDLITTPGLINLDFADVKSVMSEAGSALMGIGSARGDDRAVAAAEMAISSPLLEASIDGARGVLLSISGGSDLGLFEINEAAQLVSEAAHPEANIIFGAVIDDALGDEVRVTVIAAGFDGGQPPARRDTVLGSASGSSSGRRDEPAPVRPSHSESRPSFGSLGSVTPKEEPAPAPEPISELPVSPPVPPSRSYSDSAAEELDVPDFLK from the coding sequence GTGGCAGCACCGCAGAACTACCTCGCAGTCATCAAAGTCATCGGTGTCGGCGGCGGTGGTGTCAATGCCATCAACCGGATGATCGAGGTCGGTCTCAAGGGCGTCGAGTTCATCGCCATCAACACGGACGCGCAAGCTCTGTTGATGAGCGACGCCGACGTCAAGCTCGACGTCGGTCGCGAACTGACGCGCGGACTCGGCGCAGGCGCCAACCCGGCCGTCGGCCGGAAGGCGGCCGAGGACCACCGCGAGGAGATCGAGGAGGTCCTCAAGGGGGCCGACATGGTCTTCGTGACGGCCGGCGAAGGCGGCGGCACCGGCACCGGCGGCGCCCCCGTCGTGGCCAACATCGCCCGCTCCCTCGGCGCCCTGACCATCGGCGTGGTCACCCGTCCGTTCACCTTCGAGGGACGGCGCAGGGCCAACCAGGCGGAGGACGGCATCGCCGAACTCCGCGAAGAGGTCGACACCCTCATCGTCATCCCGAACGACCGGCTGCTGTCCATCTCGGACCGCCAGGTCTCGGTCCTCGACGCCTTCAAGTCGGCGGACCAGGTCCTGCTCTCCGGTGTCCAGGGCATCACCGACCTCATCACCACCCCCGGTCTGATCAACCTCGACTTCGCCGACGTCAAGTCCGTGATGTCCGAGGCCGGTTCGGCCCTCATGGGGATCGGCTCGGCCCGCGGCGACGACCGCGCGGTGGCCGCCGCCGAGATGGCGATCTCCTCGCCGCTCCTGGAGGCGTCCATCGACGGCGCCCGGGGCGTCCTGCTCTCCATCTCCGGCGGCTCCGACCTCGGCCTGTTCGAGATCAACGAGGCCGCCCAACTGGTCAGCGAGGCCGCCCACCCGGAGGCCAACATCATCTTCGGCGCGGTCATCGACGACGCGCTCGGCGACGAGGTCCGGGTCACCGTCATCGCGGCCGGATTCGACGGCGGCCAGCCGCCGGCCCGCCGGGACACCGTCCTCGGCTCGGCCTCCGGCTCCTCGTCGGGCCGCCGCGACGAGCCCGCCCCGGTGCGGCCGTCGCACTCCGAGAGCCGGCCGTCCTTCGGCTCGCTCGGCAGCGTCACGCCGAAGGAGGAGCCGGCGCCGGCCCCCGAGCCGATCTCCGAACTCCCGGTCTCCCCGCCGGTCCCGCCGTCGCGCAGCTACTCGGACAGCGCGGCCGAGGAGCTGGACGTGCCGGACTTCCTCAAGTGA
- a CDS encoding cell division protein FtsQ/DivIB yields the protein MAGPTTAERGERQQESSGPPLVRRLGPRRLRTIIILALGATLLAAGAVWVLYGSQWLRVEHVSVSGTTVLTPRQVREAADVPVGAPLVSVDTDDITSRLVRGLTRIDKVEVVRSWPHGISLEVTERVPVLTVQKGGKFIEVDREGVRFATVAKAPKGVPALELTLSRTASSAAGLRRFGEDRLVREAVRVAGAVPAAVRRVTSTVKVVSYDDISLELRGGRTVAWGSGESSAAKGRTLSALMKAAPDAGHFDVSVPTAPASAAS from the coding sequence GTGGCCGGACCGACCACCGCCGAACGCGGTGAACGCCAGCAGGAGTCGTCCGGCCCGCCCCTCGTCCGAAGGCTCGGGCCACGGCGACTTCGTACGATCATCATTCTTGCCCTCGGTGCGACGCTCCTCGCAGCGGGCGCCGTCTGGGTGTTGTACGGGTCGCAGTGGCTGCGCGTCGAACACGTATCGGTCTCCGGGACCACGGTCCTGACGCCCCGGCAGGTCCGGGAGGCGGCCGATGTCCCGGTCGGGGCGCCCCTGGTCTCCGTCGACACCGATGACATCACGTCACGTCTCGTCCGCGGGCTCACCCGGATCGACAAGGTCGAGGTGGTGCGTTCCTGGCCGCATGGAATCAGCCTCGAAGTGACCGAACGTGTGCCGGTTCTGACGGTTCAAAAGGGCGGAAAATTCATCGAAGTGGACCGTGAGGGTGTGCGTTTCGCCACGGTCGCGAAGGCGCCCAAAGGCGTTCCCGCACTGGAATTGACGCTCTCGCGAACGGCTTCCTCCGCGGCCGGACTGCGCCGGTTCGGCGAAGACCGCCTGGTGCGCGAGGCGGTACGGGTGGCGGGCGCGGTACCGGCCGCTGTCCGCCGGGTCACCAGCACCGTCAAGGTGGTTTCCTACGACGACATCTCGCTGGAGTTGCGGGGCGGCAGGACCGTCGCGTGGGGAAGTGGCGAGAGCAGTGCGGCGAAGGGGCGTACGCTCTCCGCTCTGATGAAAGCCGCACCGGACGCCGGGCACTTCGACGTGAGCGTTCCCACCGCCCCGGCGTCCGCGGCGAGTTGA
- the murG gene encoding undecaprenyldiphospho-muramoylpentapeptide beta-N-acetylglucosaminyltransferase: MHVVLAGGGTAGHIEPALALADALRRQDPTVGITALGTERGLETQLVPQRGYDLALIPAVPLPRKPTPELITVPGRLRGTIKATEQILERVKADAVVGFGGYVALPGYLAAKRLGVPIVIHEANARPGLANKIGSRYAAQVAVSTPDNKLRGARYIGIPLRRSIATLDRAAARPEARALFGLDPNLPTLLVSGGSQGARRLNEVVQQVAPWLQQAGIQILHAVGPKNELPHVQQMPGMPPYIPVSYVDRMDLAYAAADMMLCRAGAMTVAELSAVGLPAAYVPLPIGNGEQRLNAQPLVKAGGGLLVDDAELTPDWVRGNVLPVLADPHRLYEMSRAAAEFGRRDADDLLVGMVYEAINAHRAQR, translated from the coding sequence GTGCATGTCGTACTCGCCGGTGGGGGGACCGCCGGCCACATCGAGCCCGCGCTCGCCCTCGCGGACGCCCTGCGCAGGCAGGACCCGACCGTGGGGATCACGGCCTTGGGCACGGAACGGGGCCTGGAGACGCAGCTCGTCCCGCAGCGCGGGTACGACCTCGCGCTGATCCCGGCCGTGCCGCTGCCCCGTAAGCCCACCCCCGAACTGATCACCGTCCCGGGCCGGCTGCGCGGCACGATCAAGGCCACCGAGCAGATCCTGGAGCGCGTCAAGGCCGACGCCGTGGTCGGCTTCGGCGGCTATGTGGCGCTGCCCGGCTACCTGGCCGCCAAGCGGCTCGGGGTGCCGATCGTGATCCACGAGGCCAACGCCCGCCCCGGCCTGGCCAACAAGATCGGCTCGCGCTACGCGGCCCAGGTCGCCGTCTCGACGCCCGACAACAAGCTGCGGGGCGCCCGGTACATCGGCATCCCGCTGCGCCGCTCCATCGCCACCCTGGACCGGGCCGCGGCCCGCCCCGAGGCGCGCGCGCTGTTCGGCCTCGACCCCAACCTGCCCACCCTGCTGGTCTCCGGCGGCTCGCAGGGCGCACGGCGGCTCAACGAGGTGGTCCAGCAGGTCGCTCCCTGGCTCCAGCAGGCCGGAATCCAGATCCTGCACGCGGTCGGCCCGAAGAACGAACTGCCACACGTGCAGCAGATGCCGGGAATGCCCCCCTACATCCCGGTAAGTTACGTGGACCGGATGGACCTCGCGTACGCCGCGGCCGACATGATGCTCTGCCGCGCGGGCGCGATGACCGTCGCCGAACTCTCCGCCGTCGGGCTCCCGGCCGCCTACGTCCCGCTGCCCATCGGCAACGGCGAACAGCGGCTCAACGCCCAGCCGCTGGTGAAGGCGGGCGGCGGACTGCTGGTCGACGACGCGGAGCTGACGCCCGACTGGGTGCGCGGCAACGTCCTGCCCGTACTCGCCGATCCGCACCGGCTGTACGAGATGTCCCGCGCCGCCGCCGAGTTCGGTCGCCGGGACGCCGACGACCTGCTCGTCGGCATGGTGTACGAGGCGATCAACGCCCACCGTGCACAGCGCTAG
- the ftsW gene encoding putative lipid II flippase FtsW, with protein sequence MPGSRTGRPPVQRAARRPAAARRPPRENPVRRTYLNARRAWDRPLTAYYLILGGSLLITVLGLVMVYSASQITALQMSLPGSYFFRKQLLAAVIGGVLMFAASRMPVKLHRGLAYPILAGSVFMMALVQVPGIGMSVNGNQNWISLGGSFQIQPSEFGKLALVLWAADLLARKQEKNLLNQWKHMLVPLVPVAFLLLGLIMLGGDMGTAIILTAILFGLLWLAGAPTRLFAGVLSVAALLGVILIKTSPNRMARLSCIGATEPQSGPVDCWQAVHGIYALASGGIFGSGLGASVEKWGQLPEAHTDFIFAVTGEELGLAGTLSVLALFAALGYAGIRVAGRTEDPFVRYAAGGVTTWITAQAVINIGAVLGLLPIAGVPLPLFSYGGSALLPTMFAIGLMIAFARDEPAARAALSLRQPRFGRKRAGGAGQVRGPRRWNTMRRRASAARSSGER encoded by the coding sequence ATGCCCGGTAGCCGTACCGGACGGCCGCCCGTGCAGCGGGCCGCGCGCCGCCCCGCCGCCGCCCGCAGGCCGCCGCGCGAGAACCCCGTGCGCCGGACGTACCTCAACGCCAGACGGGCCTGGGACCGGCCGCTGACGGCCTATTACCTGATCCTCGGCGGCAGCCTGCTGATCACCGTCCTCGGCCTGGTGATGGTCTACTCGGCCTCCCAGATCACGGCGTTGCAGATGTCCCTGCCCGGCTCCTACTTCTTCCGCAAGCAGCTCCTCGCCGCGGTCATCGGCGGCGTGCTCATGTTCGCCGCCTCCCGGATGCCGGTGAAGCTGCACCGCGGCCTCGCCTACCCGATCCTGGCGGGGTCCGTCTTCATGATGGCGCTGGTGCAGGTGCCCGGGATAGGGATGTCGGTCAACGGCAACCAGAACTGGATCTCCCTCGGCGGCTCCTTCCAGATCCAGCCCAGCGAGTTCGGCAAGCTGGCGCTCGTCCTGTGGGCCGCCGACCTGCTCGCCCGCAAGCAGGAGAAGAACCTGCTGAACCAGTGGAAGCACATGCTGGTGCCGCTGGTCCCGGTCGCCTTCCTGCTGCTCGGACTGATCATGCTCGGCGGCGACATGGGCACCGCGATCATCCTCACGGCGATCCTGTTCGGACTGCTCTGGCTGGCCGGCGCGCCGACCCGGCTCTTCGCCGGAGTGCTGTCGGTCGCCGCCCTGCTCGGTGTGATCCTCATCAAGACCAGCCCCAACCGGATGGCCAGGCTCTCCTGCATCGGCGCCACCGAACCGCAGTCGGGCCCGGTCGACTGCTGGCAGGCCGTGCACGGCATCTACGCCCTGGCCTCCGGCGGCATCTTCGGCTCGGGGCTCGGCGCGAGTGTGGAAAAATGGGGCCAACTCCCGGAGGCGCACACGGACTTCATCTTCGCCGTCACCGGCGAGGAACTGGGTCTCGCGGGGACGCTGTCGGTGCTCGCCCTCTTCGCGGCTCTAGGCTATGCGGGTATCCGCGTGGCCGGACGTACGGAGGACCCGTTCGTGAGGTATGCCGCGGGAGGCGTGACGACGTGGATCACGGCGCAGGCCGTGATCAACATCGGTGCGGTGCTCGGCCTGTTGCCGATCGCCGGTGTCCCGCTCCCGCTGTTCTCCTACGGAGGGTCCGCCCTGCTGCCGACCATGTTCGCCATCGGACTGATGATCGCCTTCGCGCGTGACGAGCCCGCTGCGCGAGCGGCGCTTTCCTTGCGGCAACCCCGCTTTGGTAGAAAGCGGGCGGGAGGCGCCGGGCAGGTTCGGGGGCCTCGGAGATGGAACACGATGCGACGGCGTGCCTCGGCGGCGCGTTCGTCCGGAGAGCGGTGA
- the murD gene encoding UDP-N-acetylmuramoyl-L-alanine--D-glutamate ligase: MGSGQVTSSVSQEFQGRHVTVAGLGVSGVPAARALHARGARVTVVNDGDDARARAQAADLEALGVTVRLGDGATLPEGTDLVVTAPGWQPDKPLFTAARAAGVEIWGDVELAWRLRGPDAAPWLAVTGTNGKTTTVQMLAAILTAAGLRTAAVGNIGVSLLDAVLGDETYDVLAVELSSYQLHWAPSPRPHSAVVLNLAADHLDWHGSMEAYAADKGRVYEGNRVACVYNVADPATEDLVRAADVEEGCRAVGFTLGPPAPSQLGVVDGILVDRAFVENRQKNAQELAEISDVRPPAPHNIANALAAAALARAFGVPARAVRDGLRNFRPDAHRIAHVADLDSVAWVDDSKATNTHAAQASLAAYESIVWIAGGLAKGATFDDLVAASAKRLRGVVLIGADRALIREALARHAPEVPVVDLDRTDTGAMLAAVREARRLAEPGDTVLLAPACASMDMFANYNKRGDAFAEAVRELGA; this comes from the coding sequence ATGGGCAGCGGACAAGTGACCTCCTCGGTGTCCCAGGAATTCCAGGGCAGGCACGTCACCGTCGCCGGACTCGGCGTCTCGGGCGTCCCGGCGGCCAGGGCGCTGCACGCGCGCGGCGCGCGCGTCACCGTCGTCAACGACGGCGACGACGCCCGCGCGCGGGCCCAGGCCGCCGACCTGGAGGCGCTCGGCGTCACCGTCAGGCTCGGCGACGGCGCCACCCTTCCCGAGGGCACCGACCTCGTCGTCACCGCACCCGGCTGGCAGCCCGACAAGCCCCTCTTCACGGCGGCCCGCGCGGCCGGCGTGGAGATCTGGGGCGACGTCGAACTGGCCTGGCGGCTGCGCGGCCCCGACGCCGCCCCCTGGCTCGCCGTCACCGGCACCAACGGCAAGACCACCACCGTCCAGATGCTCGCCGCCATCCTCACGGCGGCGGGACTGCGCACGGCGGCCGTCGGCAACATCGGCGTCTCCCTGCTCGACGCGGTCCTCGGCGACGAGACCTACGACGTCCTCGCCGTCGAACTCTCCAGCTACCAGCTGCACTGGGCGCCCTCGCCGCGCCCGCACTCGGCCGTCGTCCTCAACCTCGCCGCCGACCACCTCGACTGGCACGGCTCGATGGAGGCGTACGCCGCCGACAAGGGCCGTGTCTACGAGGGGAATCGGGTCGCCTGCGTCTACAACGTCGCCGACCCGGCCACCGAGGACCTGGTGCGCGCGGCCGACGTCGAGGAGGGCTGCCGGGCCGTCGGATTCACCCTCGGCCCACCGGCTCCGTCCCAACTGGGCGTCGTGGACGGCATCCTGGTCGACCGCGCCTTCGTCGAGAACCGGCAGAAGAACGCGCAGGAGCTGGCCGAGATCTCCGACGTGCGGCCGCCCGCGCCGCACAACATCGCCAACGCGCTGGCCGCCGCGGCCCTCGCGCGCGCGTTCGGCGTGCCCGCCAGGGCCGTTCGCGACGGACTCAGGAACTTCCGCCCGGACGCCCACCGGATCGCGCACGTCGCCGACCTGGACTCAGTGGCCTGGGTCGACGACTCCAAGGCCACCAACACCCACGCCGCACAAGCCTCGTTGGCGGCCTACGAGTCCATCGTGTGGATCGCGGGCGGCCTCGCCAAGGGGGCGACCTTCGACGACCTGGTCGCCGCCTCCGCGAAGCGGCTGCGGGGGGTCGTGCTGATCGGCGCGGACCGGGCCCTGATCCGCGAAGCCCTGGCGCGACACGCCCCGGAAGTACCCGTCGTCGACCTCGACCGGACCGACACTGGGGCGATGCTCGCGGCCGTCCGCGAGGCGCGCCGGCTCGCGGAGCCGGGCGACACGGTGCTGCTGGCCCCGGCCTGCGCCTCGATGGACATGTTCGCCAACTACAACAAGCGCGGTGACGCGTTCGCGGAGGCGGTCCGCGAACTCGGCGCCTGA